In one window of Episyrphus balteatus chromosome 3, idEpiBalt1.1, whole genome shotgun sequence DNA:
- the LOC129913616 gene encoding uncharacterized protein LOC129913616, giving the protein MKKIIFVLLLSLAFATCSVINSQEDQDEVVSIEDNSPFDEDDETYIDLLRLEEDDQNGQEVNPNRGLIISSIVKKSLKNMIKQMPCGWPEAGVPSLAPYRREEINLQAKKSFLSTVSQLVRFRLDGLDDIKIKKLSMSYMYKKVKFHFIFRKIKATSKFNTDTLIDLLNELGIKVRYEGKGAIDFGLMNLSIKGSFKYKAPMIWGSVKIYKFKIAITLGGCKSNITGIAPTSNTNRLINNLIEDTILSGINDNQAEISSRIEDVVVPSINESLKGKNIWGVIAMKPPKPDGKCVAPPDPWA; this is encoded by the exons atgaaaaagatcaTTTTTGTTCTATTACTGTCTCTGGCTTTTGCCACCTGCAGTGTTATTAACTCTCAAGAAGATCAAGATGAAGTTGTCAGCATTGAAGATAACTCCCCATTCGATGAAGATGACGAAACTTACATCGATCTATTAAGGTTGGAAGAAGATGATCAAAATGGACAAGAAGTCAATCCCAATCGTGGATTGATAATATCATCAATTGTCAAAAAATCCCTCAAAAATATGATCAAACAAATGCCATGTGGTTGGCCAGAAGCTGGTGTTCCTTCATTAGCTCCTTATCGTAGGGAAGAAATCAATTTACAGGCTAAAAAGTCGTTTTTAAG cACTGTGAGTCAACTAGTACGTTTTCGTCTTGACGGATTAGATgatataaagataaaaaaacttagtatgagttatatgtacaaaaaagtaaagttCCATTTCATCTTCCGCAAAATCAAAGCAACATCGAAATTCAACACTGATACTCTGATCGACTTGCTGAACGAGCTTGGTATCAAAGTTCGTTACGAAGGCAAAGGAGCTATTGACTTTGGCCTAATGAACTTATCCATCAAAGGTTCCTTCAAATACAAGGCACCCATGATCTGGGGAAGTGTGAAAATCTACAAATTCAAGATCGCTATTACTTTAGGTGGCTGTAAGTCGAATATTACCGGAATAGCTCCAACTTCCAATACCAATCGTTTGATCAATAACCTTATCGAAGATACCATTTTGTCAGGCATTAATGACAATCAAGCTGAAATAAGTTCTAGAATTGAAGATGTTGTTGTTCCGAGTATCAATGAAAGTCTGAAAGGTAAAAATATTTGGGGTGTAATTGCAATGAAACCTCCGAAGCCAGATGGCAAATGTGTTGCACCTCCAGATCCATGGGCTTGA